The following are encoded in a window of Rosa chinensis cultivar Old Blush chromosome 4, RchiOBHm-V2, whole genome shotgun sequence genomic DNA:
- the LOC112198614 gene encoding zinc finger BED domain-containing protein RICESLEEPER 1-like, with the protein MASIPSIPSNSSTGSLGNEIIPAVQREEEVQSHNLATSKELKKVAAKRKREPAQKGLKKPPRSWVWEHFTKEEHPLMGIVDGKEQQVGHTTRAQCKYCPTHLACNSISNGTSSLIKHIEVLCKEYQCRNQLAGGQTQLVADGLDDSMVARHWTQEAGIQAATVMIVMDEMPFSAIERPGFRYFCKVTVPKFNVPCRKVIVKNFLKMYELKKEELKRELSSHCVCLTTDTWTLLQNINYMVLTAHFIDNGWKLHKRVINFCVIPNHQGITIGKILESCLRAWSIERVLTISVDNASANKHAIDYIRKKNEHLGKGDCFGSIRNAVRYVRSSSSRLDAFKACCEKEDCESKKICVLDVPTRWNSTYIMLETALGLKKAFDRLQDDEDVKYTSYFDEDEELVEEDGDEPDDFSVNLSQIRTRSSRKRVGLPNEADWAKAVVFTKFLKVFYEVTLRMAHKMRAKYKKYFGKLEDINQLLLVALVLDPRYKLRNVESMCKWMLNMEDSVVKQKSSELKDLVVTLTDLYAAANGPSGSQKTKSMSSSDVTQVGGSSHVSGKMADMLWD; encoded by the exons ATGGCTTCGATTCCTTCTATTCCATCAAATTCGAGTACTGGTTCTCTTGGGAATGAGATTATACCTGCAgtacaaagagaagaagaggttcAGTCTCATAATCTTGCCACATCGAAGGAACTCAAGAAAGTTGCTGCAAAGAGAAAGAGGGAACCGGCACAGAAAGGACTAAAGAAACCTCCTCGAAGCTGGGTTTGGGAGCATTTCACCAAGGAGGAGCACCCGCTTATGGGAATTGTTGATGGAAAGGAGCAGCAGGTTGGGCATACCACAAGAGCACAATGTAAGTATTGTCCTACTCACCTAGCATGCAATTCGATTAGTAATGGAACTAGTTCTCTGATAAAGCACATAGAAGTTCTATGCAAGGAATATCAATGTAGAAATCAATTAGCAGGGGGTCAAACTCAGCTTGTTGCTGATGGTTTGGATGATAGTATGGTAGCTAGGCATTGGACTCAAGAAGCTGGCATTCAAGCTGCTACGGTTATGATAGTCATGGATGAAATGCCCTTTAGTGCCATAGAAAGACCCGGGTTTAGGTATTTTTGTAAGGTGACGGTTCCAAAATTTAACGTTCCTTGTAGGAAGGTTATTGTTAAGAATTTTTTGAAGATGTATGAGTTGAAGAAGGAAGAGCTGAAAAGGGAATTAAGTTCTCATTGTGTGTGTTTGACGACCGATACTTGGACATTGCTTCAGAACATTAACTATATGGTCTTAACTGCCCATTTCATAGATAATGGGTGGAAATTGCACAAAAGAGTTATCAATTTCTGTGTGATCCCAAATCATCAGGGAATTACAATAGGAAAGATTTTGGAGTCGTGTTTGAGGGCTTGGTCTATTGAGAGGGTGTTAACTATTTCTGTGGATAATGCTTCCGCAAATAAGCATGCAATAGACTAtatcaggaaaaaaaatgaacactTGGGAAAAGGGGACTGTTTTGGGAG TATAAGAAATGCAGTTAGATATGTTAGAAGTAGCTCATCAAGGTTGGATGCATTCAAGGCTTGTTGTGAAAAGGAGGATTGTGAGTCGAAGAAGATTTGTGTGTTGGATGTTCcaacaaggtggaattccacctacaTTATGTTGGAGACAGCTCTAGGGCTTAAAAAGGCATTTGATAGGCTGCAAGATGATGAGGATGTAAAGTACACGAGTTactttgatgaagatgaagagttGGTTGAGGAGGATGGTGATGAACCAGATGATTTCAGTGTTAATTTGTCTCAAATTAGGACCCGGTCTTCTAGGAAGAGAGTTGGACTGCCTAATGAGGCAGATTGGGCCAAGGCAGTGGTGTTCACCAAATTTTTAAAGGTGTTTTACGAAGTTACTTTGAGA ATGGCACACAAGATGAGGGCTAAGTATAAAAAATACTTCGGAAAGCTTGAGGACATTAACCAACTTTTGTTGGTTGCATTGGTTTTGGATCCTAGGTATAAGCTTAGGAATGTTGAAAGTATGTGCAAGTGGATGTTGAACATGGAAGATTCGGTAGTGAAGCAAAAAAGTAGTGAGTTGAAAGACTTGGTGGTGACTCTGACTGATTTGTATGCTGCTGCTAATGGTCCTTCAGGTTCACAAAAGACCAAATCAATGTCATCATCTGATGTCACTCAAGTTGGTGGCAGTAGCCATGTGAGTGGAAAGATGGCAGATATGCTTTGGGATTGA
- the LOC112198615 gene encoding uncharacterized protein At5g01610, giving the protein MALGLQGSKSLGVFVLLLLLAAIGAVAGASPAPKSSNKTSIGEGGGGSIYDHLRQYGLPISLLPKGITEYSLDDSSGEFRVFLPQPCRAKFENQVRYDFNVSGTLTFGRIADLSGVSAQELFLWFLVKGI; this is encoded by the coding sequence atggCATTGGGATTGCAGGGTTCAAAATCCCTCGGAGTCTTTGTTCTTCTACTCCTCCTTGCTGCTATCGGCGCCGTGGCCGGAGCATCGCCAGCCCCAAAATCCAGTAACAAAACAAGCAtcggagaaggaggaggaggaagcatCTACGATCACCTCCGGCAATATGGGTTACCCATCAGCCTCCTCCCCAAAGGCATCACGGAATATTCCCTCGACGATTCCAGCGGTGAATTCCGGGTGTTTCTGCCCCAACCTTGCCGCGCCAAGTTCGAGAATCAGGTTCGGTACGATTTCAACGTCTCTGGGACTCTCACTTTCGGCCGAATCGCCGACTTATCCGGCGTCTCCGCTCAGGAACTCTTCCTCTGGTTTTTGGTGAAAGGTATCTGA